One region of Streptomyces sp. CG4 genomic DNA includes:
- a CDS encoding ScbA/BarX family gamma-butyrolactone biosynthesis protein, which translates to MQFARTLPKELVHRAAIAEVFLTDAERHSDDEVLLAAQLPRLHAFYDDTLGPRTHHDPMLLFEACRQGIFVVAHSYFGVPLGHKFLLRTVEFEMPDPAALASGATPTEAVIAACIERRIRSRAGVTGLRLRFTVTIGAREAMLARIDYSWMPPEDWTRLRAGQREALGLPELPVALPGPRIDPALVGRSDPANVVISSPRTPGDGIRTARLVADTMHPTLYDHWVDHVPGMLELEAFRQLAVNAAVAAGTVRAATALPVALTARFRCFAEMDLPLECRTAPVLPGTDIECTLHQPGALVAEAGIRLADRDTALAGISASPGTHAGA; encoded by the coding sequence ATGCAGTTCGCCCGGACACTTCCGAAGGAGCTGGTGCACCGGGCCGCGATCGCCGAGGTCTTCCTGACCGATGCGGAGCGCCACAGCGACGACGAGGTGCTGCTCGCCGCGCAGCTTCCCCGCCTGCACGCCTTCTACGACGACACCCTGGGACCCCGCACGCACCACGACCCGATGCTGTTGTTCGAGGCGTGCAGGCAGGGCATCTTCGTGGTGGCCCACTCGTACTTCGGTGTCCCCCTTGGGCACAAGTTCCTGCTGCGGACCGTCGAGTTCGAGATGCCCGATCCGGCTGCCCTGGCGTCCGGTGCCACGCCCACCGAGGCCGTCATCGCCGCCTGTATCGAGCGCCGGATCCGGAGCCGGGCCGGGGTGACGGGACTGCGGCTACGCTTCACCGTGACCATCGGGGCACGCGAGGCCATGCTGGCCCGCATCGATTACTCATGGATGCCGCCGGAGGACTGGACGCGCCTGCGGGCCGGGCAGCGCGAGGCACTCGGCCTGCCCGAACTCCCCGTCGCGCTGCCCGGACCACGGATCGATCCCGCCCTGGTCGGCCGGAGCGACCCGGCCAATGTGGTCATCTCCTCGCCGCGCACCCCGGGCGACGGCATACGCACGGCCCGTCTGGTCGCCGACACCATGCACCCGACCCTGTACGACCACTGGGTCGACCATGTCCCCGGGATGCTGGAGCTGGAAGCCTTCCGGCAACTGGCCGTGAACGCAGCCGTCGCCGCGGGCACGGTGCGCGCGGCCACCGCGCTGCCGGTCGCCCTGACCGCGAGGTTCAGGTGCTTCGCCGAGATGGACCTGCCCCTGGAGTGCCGGACCGCTCCGGTACTGCCCGGCACCGACATCGAGTGCACCCTGCACCAGCCCGGCGCCCTGGTCGCCGAGGCCGGCATCCGGCTCGCCGACCGGGACACGGCCCTGGCGGGCATCTCCGCGAGTCCGGGGACACACGCGGGCGCCTGA